A single window of Dethiosulfovibrio salsuginis DNA harbors:
- the meaB gene encoding methylmalonyl Co-A mutase-associated GTPase MeaB, with protein MIDKALSGDVRAIARLISEVENETSRSEEIMRSIYPHTGKAHIIGVTGSPGSGKSSLVNKMIGTLRRQGKTVGVIAVDPSSPFSGGAILADRIRMQEHSGDPGVYIRSMGSRGSLGGLSKTTYEGALVLDACGKDVVIIETVGVGQSEIDIVRIADTVCLVLVPGMGDDMQIMKAGIMEIADLFVINKADREGADKVAAEVRLMIKMFHTGEGWTQPVHMTSAATGSGLDELQSIIEDHLKHMRSSEEGADRLRKRLQWEVEEIVRRRIAKITESAWEERREGRIIEELYNRETDPYSVAQDVLNGALTKIRSGQLV; from the coding sequence ATGATAGACAAAGCCCTGTCCGGTGATGTCAGAGCCATAGCCAGGCTCATATCGGAGGTAGAGAACGAGACATCTCGATCCGAAGAGATAATGAGATCTATATACCCTCATACAGGCAAAGCTCATATTATAGGGGTAACAGGAAGTCCAGGATCGGGAAAGAGCTCCTTGGTTAACAAGATGATCGGGACCCTCCGCCGACAGGGCAAGACCGTCGGGGTTATAGCTGTAGACCCATCCAGTCCTTTCAGTGGAGGAGCGATCCTTGCGGATAGAATCAGAATGCAGGAACATAGCGGTGATCCCGGTGTCTACATAAGGAGCATGGGCAGCAGAGGCTCTCTAGGTGGTCTTAGCAAGACCACCTACGAGGGAGCCCTAGTCTTAGACGCCTGCGGTAAAGATGTGGTTATTATAGAGACCGTAGGGGTAGGACAGTCGGAGATAGATATAGTCAGGATAGCCGATACTGTGTGTCTGGTTCTCGTCCCAGGGATGGGCGACGATATGCAGATAATGAAGGCTGGTATAATGGAGATCGCTGACCTTTTTGTCATCAACAAGGCGGATCGAGAGGGAGCCGACAAGGTTGCCGCAGAGGTTCGCCTTATGATAAAGATGTTCCATACCGGAGAAGGCTGGACTCAGCCTGTTCATATGACTTCCGCAGCCACCGGTAGTGGGCTTGATGAGCTTCAGTCTATTATAGAGGATCATCTAAAACACATGAGAAGCTCTGAGGAGGGGGCTGATCGACTCAGAAAGAGGCTTCAGTGGGAGGTGGAGGAGATTGTTCGTCGCCGTATCGCGAAGATCACCGAGTCCGCGTGGGAAGAGCGACGGGAGGGACGAATCATAGAGGAGCTGTATAACAGGGAGACCGATCCTTACAGCGTAGCGCAGGATGTTTTGAACGGTGCTTTAACCAAAATTCGGTCCGGTCAATTAGTTTAG
- a CDS encoding biotin/lipoyl-containing protein → MSDKYRVTVNGTAYDVEVESLGAGEQVAAPVAAAPSAPASAPAPKPAAPAPKAAPAPAPAPAAGGGGGESVTAPMPGKVLRVIASQGTSVSAGDVIMILEAMKMENEIVAPCGGTITQMAAKEGATVNSGDVLAVIG, encoded by the coding sequence ATGTCGGATAAATACAGAGTAACGGTAAACGGAACCGCCTATGATGTTGAGGTTGAGAGTCTTGGAGCAGGGGAGCAGGTTGCCGCTCCTGTAGCGGCAGCGCCTTCCGCTCCTGCTTCCGCCCCTGCACCGAAGCCTGCTGCCCCCGCCCCTAAGGCCGCTCCTGCTCCTGCCCCTGCCCCCGCCGCTGGTGGTGGTGGTGGTGAATCGGTGACCGCTCCTATGCCTGGAAAGGTTCTCAGGGTGATCGCCTCTCAGGGTACGTCCGTATCCGCTGGTGACGTCATAATGATCCTTGAGGCCATGAAAATGGAGAACGAGATCGTAGCCCCCTGCGGTGGGACCATAACCCAGATGGCAGCGAAAGAGGGCGCGACGGTAAACAGCGGCGACGTCCTTGCCGTGATCGGCTAA
- a CDS encoding acyl-CoA carboxylase subunit beta, whose protein sequence is MAIKSIDELCNGLLEKRKQVSLGGGEKAIAKQKEKGKLTARERIDLLLDKGSFVEIDEYVEHRCHNFGMEKSVFPGDGVVTGWGTVEGRKVYVFSQDFTVLGGSLGEMHAKKICKVMDLALQNGAPVVGINDSGGARIQEAVDSLNGYGEIFYKNTQASGVVPQISVIVGPTAGGAVYSPALTDYIFMVNKTGIMHITGPAVIKAVTGEEVTSEELGGAMTHNSRSGNAHFFADDETQCFNQIREVLGFLPSNNMCDAPLKKTSDSPNRAELDLRNIVPTNPNKAYDVRDVISKIVDDGKFVEVQPMWARNVVIGYASFGGQSVGIVANQANNMAGCLDIDNSDKASRFIRHCDAFNIPIVTLIDVPGYLPGKSQEWGGIIRHGAKLLYAYSEATVPLISVVLRKAYGGAYLGMCAKSLGADTVLAWPQAQIAVMGAEGAANIIFRKEIAAAEDQQAMRQKKIDEYEVAFANPYQAASRGLVDKVILPEETRQEIILALQSNRTKRKSPPRKKHGVMPH, encoded by the coding sequence ATGGCAATCAAGTCAATCGACGAGCTGTGTAACGGGCTCCTGGAAAAGAGAAAACAGGTAAGTCTGGGCGGCGGAGAGAAGGCTATCGCCAAGCAGAAAGAAAAGGGCAAACTCACCGCCAGGGAGAGAATAGACCTGCTTCTCGACAAGGGATCTTTTGTCGAAATAGACGAATACGTAGAGCATCGTTGCCACAACTTCGGGATGGAAAAATCGGTTTTCCCCGGAGACGGTGTGGTTACTGGATGGGGTACCGTCGAGGGACGTAAAGTCTACGTTTTCAGCCAGGACTTCACCGTACTCGGAGGCTCTCTCGGGGAGATGCACGCCAAAAAAATCTGTAAGGTCATGGATCTAGCCCTTCAGAATGGGGCCCCTGTGGTCGGTATAAACGATAGCGGTGGCGCCAGAATTCAGGAGGCCGTCGACTCCCTTAACGGGTACGGCGAGATTTTTTATAAAAACACCCAGGCCAGCGGTGTTGTCCCTCAGATCTCGGTTATCGTAGGACCCACCGCCGGTGGAGCTGTGTATAGCCCTGCTCTTACGGACTACATCTTTATGGTGAACAAGACCGGAATTATGCATATAACCGGACCTGCGGTCATAAAGGCCGTAACCGGGGAAGAGGTCACCAGTGAGGAGCTCGGTGGGGCTATGACCCACAACAGCCGCTCCGGAAACGCCCACTTCTTCGCCGACGACGAGACCCAGTGCTTCAACCAGATCAGGGAGGTTCTCGGCTTTCTTCCCAGCAATAACATGTGTGACGCTCCTTTAAAAAAGACCTCCGACAGCCCCAACAGGGCGGAGCTGGATCTGAGAAATATCGTCCCCACAAACCCCAACAAGGCTTACGACGTCAGGGACGTTATCTCCAAAATAGTCGACGACGGCAAGTTCGTAGAGGTTCAGCCTATGTGGGCTAGAAACGTAGTGATAGGCTACGCATCTTTCGGTGGTCAGTCCGTCGGTATCGTGGCCAACCAGGCCAACAACATGGCTGGTTGTCTTGACATAGACAACTCAGACAAGGCCAGCAGGTTTATACGGCACTGCGACGCTTTCAACATCCCTATAGTTACGTTGATCGACGTTCCCGGCTACCTGCCTGGAAAGAGTCAGGAATGGGGCGGAATCATTCGCCACGGAGCGAAGCTCCTGTACGCCTACAGTGAGGCTACCGTTCCCCTTATCTCCGTCGTGCTTCGCAAGGCCTACGGAGGAGCATACCTGGGTATGTGTGCTAAATCCTTAGGTGCAGACACCGTCTTGGCGTGGCCTCAGGCCCAGATAGCCGTTATGGGTGCAGAGGGTGCAGCCAACATCATCTTCCGCAAAGAGATCGCCGCTGCGGAGGATCAGCAGGCTATGAGGCAGAAGAAAATCGACGAGTACGAGGTGGCCTTCGCCAACCCCTACCAGGCCGCCAGCAGAGGATTGGTCGATAAAGTAATCCTCCCGGAGGAAACTCGACAGGAGATTATCTTAGCCCTTCAGTCCAACAGGACAAAGCGTAAATCGCCTCCTCGGAAAAAACACGGCGTAATGCCTCACTAG
- a CDS encoding cobalamin B12-binding domain-containing protein, translating to MSDRKIRVVVAKPGLDGHDRGAKVIARALRDAGMEVIYTGLRQTVDQIVDTAIQEDVDAIGISILSGAHHHYFKAIIDGLASRDAGDIIVFGGGVIPESEIPGLVEMGAGAIFGPGTPTSTCVSWLENAVAEKRKAE from the coding sequence ATGAGCGATCGTAAAATAAGGGTTGTAGTGGCAAAACCAGGTCTTGACGGGCACGATAGAGGGGCTAAGGTCATAGCCAGAGCTCTCAGAGACGCAGGTATGGAAGTAATCTATACCGGTCTCAGGCAGACGGTGGATCAGATAGTGGACACCGCAATACAGGAGGATGTGGACGCAATAGGGATTAGCATCCTTTCCGGTGCTCACCACCATTACTTTAAGGCTATAATAGACGGGCTTGCCTCAAGGGATGCGGGAGATATCATCGTCTTTGGCGGAGGGGTTATCCCAGAGTCAGAGATACCCGGGCTGGTCGAAATGGGAGCAGGGGCGATCTTTGGTCCAGGTACTCCTACTAGCACCTGCGTCAGCTGGCTGGAGAACGCCGTAGCAGAGAAGAGAAAAGCAGAGTAA
- a CDS encoding OadG family protein: MNGVFEGAGGAISLSFIAFSIVFMVLLGLTAIIYGIRFVVEAKLGSSAPKPSTAVTKKNPATPATQPISSSSGVSDEIVAAITGALVAKIGGGFRILSVKPQTEGSLDSWTSWGRFEGLEGLDRSPWNIGGRS; encoded by the coding sequence ATGAACGGTGTTTTTGAGGGAGCAGGGGGAGCGATTTCCCTATCTTTTATCGCTTTCAGCATAGTCTTTATGGTCCTTCTGGGGTTAACCGCCATAATATACGGGATCAGGTTTGTCGTCGAGGCTAAATTAGGGTCTTCCGCCCCTAAGCCCTCGACGGCGGTGACTAAAAAAAATCCGGCTACCCCGGCGACTCAGCCTATATCGTCCAGCTCAGGAGTTTCAGACGAGATAGTTGCGGCTATAACAGGGGCTCTTGTCGCTAAAATTGGCGGAGGTTTCAGGATTTTAAGCGTAAAGCCTCAGACAGAGGGAAGCTTGGACAGCTGGACCAGCTGGGGGCGCTTTGAGGGATTAGAGGGTCTGGACCGCTCACCGTGGAATATCGGTGGGCGTAGCTAA